One window of the Cotesia glomerata isolate CgM1 linkage group LG10, MPM_Cglom_v2.3, whole genome shotgun sequence genome contains the following:
- the LOC123272716 gene encoding N-terminal Xaa-Pro-Lys N-methyltransferase 1 isoform X3, which yields MEANSTVNYDPKEFYTGSANYWANVPATLNGMLGGFGFISNIDIDGSQNFLDSLFEFLFQIEDAPSHKYALDCGSGIGRITKNLLIKNFEWVDLVEQNAKFLDTAKKLLRSSSNIGQFYLIGLQDFCPELNKYDIIWCQWVLGYLQDDDLLKFLKKCSNALKENGMIIVKENITSSKKIEIDTQDSSFTRPYDKLKTVFDAANLVCIKEQEQLRLPEGLYPVHMFALRPKK from the exons atggaagcTAATTCAACAGTAAATTATGATCCAAAAGAATTTTATACGGGTTCAGCTAACTATTGGGCTAATGTTCCCGCAACGCTTAACGGAATGTTGGGTGGTTTTGGGTTCATATCAAATATTGACATCGATggatctcaaaattttttggattccCTTTTTGAA TTTCTTTTCCAGATTGAAGATGCTCCAAGTCATAAGTATGCATTAGATTGTGGTAGTGGTATAGGAagaattactaaaaatttacttatcaaaaattttgaatgggTAGATCTCGTAGAAcaaaatgcaaaatttttagatacagCCAAAAAACTTTTACGATCTTCATCAAATATCGgtcaattttacttaataG gATTACAAGATTTTTGTccagaattaaataaatatgatattATTTGGTGTCAATGGGTTTTAGGATATCTTCAAGATGATGATTTGttaaagtttttgaaaaaatgcag CAACGCATTAAAAGAAAATGGAATGATCATAGTTAAAGAAAATATAACGAgttctaaaaaaatcgaaatagATACTCAAGATTCTTCATTCACTAGGCCATATGATAAGCTTAAAACAGTATTTGATGCTGCAAATTTGGTGTGCATCAAAGAACAAGAACAACTCCGTTTACCTGAAGGTTTATATCCTGTACATATGTTTGCACTAAggcctaaaaaataa
- the LOC123272704 gene encoding uncharacterized protein LOC123272704 isoform X1, translated as MPNVTMIYPNYDRLLHEDCKEEFPDAVIKGTLFSYCNHIVNESLIRLRGVNILRKDEIIQKMCALPLLPPEQITICYRKIRESIPQEEQQSYDEFFNLFAEKWMEGVGPVNFSNYNDLKSLQDVERSTFNIFSNYWYSNKHGNNDIWKILRYNQYVAYGAESNLKKLDEGKDPCNKNCPTSHLILQGGKPDIEKLWRKFLNDTFDIDHILRCLRLQVRPCYDILNNSDQQRIRCSVLLIDNVQQQAQLQEEDNDIVMLDHDYLQVAAVEEVERHANEDDVIAAHDICQPLDEAANLDAADNVIANDVNVADDVGQLLAEAANPDAADAVNPDDVIAAHVVDQPLAEAARVVAGDLSEDDDQIGINVNDDFDFLADARNVEGYRRIAELEARGFTNLRYIGSGRVISVRREDDHEAIEEEEGREEDNS; from the exons ATGCCCAATGTAACAATGATATATCCCAATTACGATCGGTTATTGCATGAAGATTGTAAAGAAGAGTTTCCTGATGCAGTTATTAAAGGAACCTTATTCAGTTACTGTAAT CATATTGTTAATGAATCTTTGATACGTCTTCGTGGAGTTAATATTTTGCGCAAAGATGAAATTATACAGAAAATGTGTGCGTTACCGTTATTACCTCCAGAACAAATTACTATTTGTTACCGGAAAATACGTGAATCTATTCCTCAAGAAGAGCAGCAAAGCTATGATGAGTTCTTCAATTTATTTGCGGAGAAATGGATGGAAGGTGTTGGACcggtaaatttttcaaattataatgACTTAAAGTCATTACAAGATGTGGAAAGGTCAACCTTTAATATCTTCAGTAACTACTGGTACAGTAATAAACACGGAAATAATgatatttggaaaattttac GATATAATCAGTACGTAGCGTATGGTGCTGAAagcaatctaaaaaaattagatgaaGGGAAAGATCcgtgtaataaaaattgtccAACTTCACATTTAATTCTTCAAGGAGGAAAGCCAGACATAGAAAAATTGTggaggaaatttttaaatgataccTTTGACATTGACCACATTTTGAGATGTTTGAGATTACAAGTTCGGCCATGTTatgatatattaaataatagcGATCAACAAAGGATTCGATGCTCGGTTCTGCTCATTGATAATGTACAACAACAAGCGCAATTACAAGAAGAAG ATAACGATATTGTGATGTTAGACCATGACTACTTGCAAGTAGCTGCTGTTGAGGAAGTCGAACGTCACGCAAATGAAGATG atgtGATTGCCGCTCATGATATTTGTCAGCCCTTAGATGAAGCAGCAAATCTTGATGCCGCAGATAATGTCATTGCAAACG ATGTAAATGTCGCTGATGATGTTGGTCAGCTCTTAGCTGAAGCAGCAAATCCTGATGCCGCAGATGCTGTCAATCCAGACG atgtGATTGCCGCTCATGTTGTTGATCAGCCCTTAGCTGAAGCAGCACGTGTTGTCGCAGGTGATCTGTCTGAAGATG atGACCAAATTGGCATCAATGTGAACgatgattttgattttttggcCGATGCTCGAAACG TAGAAGGATACAGAa GAATAGCAGAGCTTGAAGCACGTGGCTTTACAAATCTTCGCTATATTGGTAGTG GTCGTGTCATTAGTGTCCGCAGAGAAGACGATCATGAAGCTATAGAGGAAGAAGAAGGAAGAGaag AGGATAATAG CTAG
- the LOC123272712 gene encoding 39S ribosomal protein L15, mitochondrial: MSVGGSGGRDLALLMLKSLPRVCLGNLRANPGTLKKNKRGRGQHGGDKHGHGNKGSGQRQNYMRLGYETGNRPFYLRFGFEPYYKNHHLRRQYPPFSLQQLQMLIDTNRIDTSKPIDLATLINTGLFSIDTRQTHAGFQLTIDGADHFNSKVNIEVQWTTEPVIAAIEKNGGTITTAYYDKISLDCLADTKKFFQRGSPIPRRMLPPIDCLEYYSSAATRGYLADVQHVAHERLVLSQKYGYTLPELENDPEFNILAKRKNPRQVFHGLAPGWVVSLKDKAILKPTADYLKEYYTN, from the exons ATGTCAGTTGGAGGAAGCGGTGGTCGAGATTTGGCCCTGTTGATGTTAAAATCATTACCGAGAGTATGTTTGGGAAACTTACGAGCTAATCCTGGTACATTGAAAAAG aataaaagaGGAAGAGGTCAACACGGCGGTGACAAACATGGTCATGGAAACAAAGGCTCTGGTCAACGACAAAATTACATGAGACTTGGATATGAAACAGGAAATAGACCATTCTATCTTAGGTTTGGTTTCGAACCATACTATAAAAATCACCA tttgaggCGTCAATATCCTCCATTCAGTTTACAACAACTGCAAATGCTTATAGATACAAACCGAATTGATACCTCAAAACCGATTGATCTCGCAACTTTGATAAACACTGGTTTATTTTCTATCGATACAAGGCAGACTCATGCTGGATTCCAACTCACTATTGAT ggTGCTGATCACTTCAATTCCAAAGTAAATATTGAAGTACAATGGACAACTGAGCCAGTAATAGCGGCAATCGAAAAAAATGGAGGCACGATAACTACAGCTTATTATGATAAGATTAGCTTAGATTGCTTAgcagatacaaaaaaatttttccaaagaG gtAGTCCAATTCCTCGAAGAATGCTACCACCTATAGATTGCTTAGAATATTACAGCAGTGCAGCTACTCGAGGTTATCTAGCTGATGTACAACATGTTGCACATGAAAGACTTgttttatcacaaaaatatGGTTACACTTTACCGGAATTAGAAAATGATCCTGAATTCAACATACTTGCGAAACGTAAAAATCCACGGCAGGTATTTCATGGTCTAGCACCCGGTTGGGTTGTAAGTTTGAAAGATAAAGCTATTTTGAAACCAACAGCTGACTATCTCAAAGAATATTATACTAATTAA
- the LOC123272704 gene encoding uncharacterized protein LOC123272704 isoform X2, whose product MPNVTMIYPNYDRLLHEDCKEEFPDAVIKGTLFSYCNHIVNESLIRLRGVNILRKDEIIQKMCALPLLPPEQITICYRKIRESIPQEEQQSYDEFFNLFAEKWMEGVGPVNFSNYNDLKSLQDVERSTFNIFSNYWYSNKHGNNDIWKILRYNQYVAYGAESNLKKLDEGKDPCNKNCPTSHLILQGGKPDIEKLWRKFLNDTFDIDHILRCLRLQVRPCYDILNNSDQQRIRCSVLLIDNVQQQAQLQEEDNDIVMLDHDYLQVAAVEEVERHANEDDVIAAHDICQPLDEAANLDAADNVIANDVNVADDVGQLLAEAANPDAADAVNPDDVIAAHVVDQPLAEAARVVAGDLSEDDDQIGINVNDDFDFLADARNEGYRRIAELEARGFTNLRYIGSGRVISVRREDDHEAIEEEEGREEDNS is encoded by the exons ATGCCCAATGTAACAATGATATATCCCAATTACGATCGGTTATTGCATGAAGATTGTAAAGAAGAGTTTCCTGATGCAGTTATTAAAGGAACCTTATTCAGTTACTGTAAT CATATTGTTAATGAATCTTTGATACGTCTTCGTGGAGTTAATATTTTGCGCAAAGATGAAATTATACAGAAAATGTGTGCGTTACCGTTATTACCTCCAGAACAAATTACTATTTGTTACCGGAAAATACGTGAATCTATTCCTCAAGAAGAGCAGCAAAGCTATGATGAGTTCTTCAATTTATTTGCGGAGAAATGGATGGAAGGTGTTGGACcggtaaatttttcaaattataatgACTTAAAGTCATTACAAGATGTGGAAAGGTCAACCTTTAATATCTTCAGTAACTACTGGTACAGTAATAAACACGGAAATAATgatatttggaaaattttac GATATAATCAGTACGTAGCGTATGGTGCTGAAagcaatctaaaaaaattagatgaaGGGAAAGATCcgtgtaataaaaattgtccAACTTCACATTTAATTCTTCAAGGAGGAAAGCCAGACATAGAAAAATTGTggaggaaatttttaaatgataccTTTGACATTGACCACATTTTGAGATGTTTGAGATTACAAGTTCGGCCATGTTatgatatattaaataatagcGATCAACAAAGGATTCGATGCTCGGTTCTGCTCATTGATAATGTACAACAACAAGCGCAATTACAAGAAGAAG ATAACGATATTGTGATGTTAGACCATGACTACTTGCAAGTAGCTGCTGTTGAGGAAGTCGAACGTCACGCAAATGAAGATG atgtGATTGCCGCTCATGATATTTGTCAGCCCTTAGATGAAGCAGCAAATCTTGATGCCGCAGATAATGTCATTGCAAACG ATGTAAATGTCGCTGATGATGTTGGTCAGCTCTTAGCTGAAGCAGCAAATCCTGATGCCGCAGATGCTGTCAATCCAGACG atgtGATTGCCGCTCATGTTGTTGATCAGCCCTTAGCTGAAGCAGCACGTGTTGTCGCAGGTGATCTGTCTGAAGATG atGACCAAATTGGCATCAATGTGAACgatgattttgattttttggcCGATGCTCGAAACG AAGGATACAGAa GAATAGCAGAGCTTGAAGCACGTGGCTTTACAAATCTTCGCTATATTGGTAGTG GTCGTGTCATTAGTGTCCGCAGAGAAGACGATCATGAAGCTATAGAGGAAGAAGAAGGAAGAGaag AGGATAATAG CTAG
- the LOC123272708 gene encoding heparin sulfate O-sulfotransferase isoform X1, with product MFSRNFSMQWLLIIILLTVILFFKIELGTVKNENKILFNKLTEVENYTKNMREFKSNTGSEKFEDITIIYNRVPKTGSTSFVGVVYDLCKKNKFHTLHINITNNMHTLTLYNQIKFITNVTQWNVIKPAFYHGHIAFLNFNKFGVKRMPLYLNLLRKPLDRFVSYYYFLRYGDNFRPHLIRKKYGDTKTFDECVKASQADCDPNNMWLQIPFLCGHDPGCWEVGNRWALAEAKRNLVNNYFLVGVTEELDEFIHTLQIVLPSFFRGAHDMFSHSDKSHLRQTIQKIDPLPETVKKIQNSTVWKMEDELYNFALSYFHSVKKRLLNASSQDLNQHFMYEKIRPK from the exons atgttttcaagaaatttttcaatgcaatggctattaattatcattctattgactgtaattttattttttaaaatagaattaggaacagtaaaaaatgaaaataaaattttat TTAACAAACTTACGGAAGTcgaaaattatacaaaaaatatgcGAGAATTCAAGAGTAATACCGGATCAGAAAAATTTGAagatataacaataatatataacaGAGTTCCAAAGACAGGATCTACTAGTTTTGTTGGGGTCGTATATgatttgtgtaaaaaaaataaattccataCACTACATATCAATATTACCAATAATATGCATACTCTCACGCTCTATAACCAA ATTAAGTTCATCACAAATGTTACTCAATGGAATGTAATAAAGCCTGCTTTTTATCATGGACATATAGCTTTTCTAAATTTCAATAA gTTTGGAGTGAAACGAATGCCTCTATACctcaatttattgagaaaaccACTTGATAGGTTtgtttcttattattatttccttCGTTATGGAGATAATTTCCGTCCTCAtctaataagaaaaaaatatggtGACACAAAGACTTTTGATGAATGTGTTAAAGCTAGTCAAGCTGACTGTGATCCGAATAATATGTGGTTACAAATACCTTTTTTATGTGGTCATGATCCCGGTTGTtg ggAAGTTGGTAATCGCTGGGCTCTAGCAGAGGCGAAACGAAATTTAGTGAACAATTACTTTCTTGTTGGAGTTACTGAAGAACTAGATGAATTTATTCACACTTTACAAATTGTGCTTCCAAGTTTTTTTCGAGGAGCACATGATATGTTTTCTCACA GTGACAAGTCTCATCTGCGTCAAACTATTCAAAAGATAGATCCCCTTCCAGAAACGGTgaagaaaattcaaaactcAACTGTTTGGAAGATGGAAGATGAATTATATAATTTCGCTCTTTCTTATTTTCATTCTGTAAAGAAGCGTCTCTTAAATGCTTCTTCGCAAGATTTAAATCAACATtttatgtatgaaaaaatacgacccaaatga
- the LOC123273326 gene encoding uncharacterized protein LOC123273326, producing the protein MDDINEESTIEEDSDENAIEENAIGENAIKENAIGENANEENANLKLNESFKSHEELQKRIKEYQNYSNCIFYTRDSSTIERCRKNGLKRPIDKNLKYYFLKYNCIHGGRNFKPAGRGERSSSTFQKECPATFHVNVSDDGKRLFISRIDLHHNHLTTKQLYEHLPQTRRMTPEVKEKVKELINLKANKTAIKDLIIKQTGKVDNIFKGLFFATPQMKSAMEFYPEYVGIDATYKLLNIRAPVYLYIVENPNGCTEIAGVSILVNEDKPSITWMMNCFKACHPSWKKIKCIMTDKDLTERAAIRDSLLPLEVNLIMCAFHTLRTFNREITIEKRNITAKERDEAKRILQELVYAKTEERYFQLYEELKKMPQSIVEYFDKNWHECRKEWSLSSDYVQHNFGNGTNNRLESLNAKIKIDVDKYLSLEDFVRQLLICTECSQLEKNHKAAKSYQKQKVLSFSKDSPECRYSQYVTNYAFNFIKKELEKMHNLELIYNENLNVYQQNLTPTGIISTTSSSCDCLERTSMILPCRHIFMVRKIENKNLFEESLCDKRWTSDYYYNTQRVFSTVQEEISIPEPVITSTQYKQKVLSENEKYKKSLEVVKKLPALAAEVGTKLFLKRFEVLVNLVEAWQNNQEVVIIKESNKNKQTIHLDSSEPNSPDVTESDSDNQMEDDRDLKDSSIDENLNNSINSDRNEDSDLQETFNDENPHSPNIIVHENPREEKNDLINSDSNDDGHLQDTFNDKDPDSPNIIIHDTPRTEQISFTSSDSSDDNDARQIKKRRTRNALSDSSDDNNDRAILSQSTGLKENEKYMPNVSTPIEPTKKLSILSNVIVQPALKRRGRPRGTDQTVIGLKKIIKDKKSLKTPFINKSTEDKRKIILQWLVKEEVITEIFNNKKKICMKMI; encoded by the exons ATGg atGACATTAATGAAGAATCTACAATTGAAGAAGATAGTGATGAAAATGCTATTGAAGAAAATGCTATCGGCGAAAATGCTATTAAAGAAAATGCTATTGGAGAAAATGCTAATGAAGAAAATgcgaatttaaaattgaatgaaaGTTTCAAGTCACATGAAGAATTACAAAAAAGAATAAAggaatatcaaaattattcaaattgtattttttacacAAGAGATTCTTCGACCATCGAACGGTGTCGAAAAAACGGTCTAAAAAGAcctattgataaaaatttgaagtattattttttaaaatataattgcaTTCATGgcggaagaaattttaaaccaGCAGGAAGAGGAGAGAGATCGTCAAGTACCTTCCAAAAGGAATGCCCAGCTACATTTCACGTTAATGTGAGTGATGATGGAAAACGGTTGTTCATATCGAGAATCGACTTACATCATAATCATCTTACGACGAAACAATTGTATGAACACTTGCCTCAAACTCGACGGATGACTCCAGAAGTTAAAGAAAAGGTTAAGGAACTGATAAACTTAAAAGCCAATAAAACGGCAATTAAAGatctaattataaaacaaactGGAAAAgtt gataatattttcaaaggTCTTTTTTTTGCTACACCGCAAATGAAATCAGCCATGGAATTTTATCCCGAGTACGTTGGAATCGACGcaacatataaattattaaatattagggcacctgtttatttatatatagtcGAAAATCCTAATGGCTGTACCGAAATTGCGGGGGTATCGATTTTAGTTAATGAAGACAAACCGAGCATTACATGGATGATGAATTGTTTTAAAGCATGTCATCcttcatggaaaaaaattaagtgcaTTATGACAGATAAAGATCTGACGGAAAGAGCCGCGATTCGTGACAGTTTGTTACCTTTGGAAGTGAATCTGATTATGTGTGCATTTCATACACTCAGAACTTTTAATAGAGAAATCACTATAGAAAAAAGAAACATAACAGCAAAAGAAAGGGATGAAGCTAAAAGAATTCTTCAGGAGTTGGTGTATGCAAAGACCGAAGAACGTTATTTTCAATTGTAtgaagaactaaaaaaaatgccgCAGTCAATCGTGGAATACTTCGATAAAAACTGGCATGAATGTCGAAAAGAGTGGTCTCTATCTAGTGATTACGTGCAACACAACTTTGGGAACGGTACTAATAATCGATTGGAATCATTAAAtgcgaaaataaaaatagatgtAGATAAATATCTGTCATTGGAAGATTTCGTgagacaattattaatttgtacGGAATGCTCTCAATTAGAGAAAAATCACAAAGCAGCCAAGTCGTACCAAAAACAAAAAGTTCTCAGTTTTTCTAAAGATTCTCCAGAATGTCGTTATTCTCAATACGTCACAAATTATGCatttaatttcatcaaaaaagaACTAGAGAAAATGCATAATTTGgaattaatttacaatgaaaatttaaatgtttatcAACAAAATTTAACGCCTACTGGCATAATATCTACGACATCTTCATCATGTGACTGTTTAGAGCGCACGTCAATGATTTTACCATGCAG aCACATATTTATGGTGAGAAAaattgagaataaaaatttatttgaagaaagCCTTTGTGACAAAAGATGGACCAGTGATTATTACTACAATACTCAGAGAGTATTTTCAACTGTACAAGAAGAAATTTCAATTCCAGAGCCTGTTATTACTTCGACACAATACAAACAAAAAGTTTTAtcagaaaatgaaaaatataaaaaatcattagaagttgttaaaaaattacctgctTTAGCGGCTGAAGTAGggactaaattatttttaaaaagatttgaaGTATTGGTTAATTTAGTAGAAGCTTGGCAAAATAATCAAGAGGTAGTAATTATAAaagaatcaaataaaaataaacaaacaattcaTCTGGACTCCTCAGAACCGAATTCACCTGATGTTACTGAATCTGATTCTGACAATCAAATGGAGGATGATAGAGATTTAAAAGATTCTTCAATTGATGAAAATCTTAATAATTCTATAAATTCAGATAGGAATGAAGACAGTGATTTACAAGAAACTTTCAATGATGAAAATCCTCATTCTCCAAACATTATTGTTCATGAGAATCCgcgagaagaaaaaaatgatcttataaATTCAGATAGCAATGACGATGGTCATTTACAAGACACTTTTAATGACAAAGATCCTGATTCTCCAAATATTATCATTCATGACACCCCACGAACAGAACAAATTTCTTTCACAAGTTCCGATAGCAGTGACGATAATGATGCTcgacaaataaaaaaacgcCGAACGAGAAATGCGCTGTCGGACAGCTCTGATGACAACAATGATAGAGCCATATTAAGTCAAAGCACTGgattaaaagaaaatgaaaaatacatgCCGAATGTATCAACACCCATAGAGCCaacgaaaaaattaagtatattGTCTAATGTTATTGTGCAACCGGCTCTGAAAAGAAGAGGACGACCCCGAGGTACAGATCAAACAGTGATcggacttaaaaaaattataaaagataaaaaatcactCAAAACGccatttatcaataaatcaaCTGAAGATAAGCGCAAAATTATATTGCAATGGTTAGTAAAAGAAGAGGTTATCacagaaatatttaataataaaaaaaaaatatgtatgaaaatgatttaa
- the LOC123272716 gene encoding N-terminal Xaa-Pro-Lys N-methyltransferase 1 isoform X1, translated as MLRILNSQLNYNNNNNNKEVTSFIKKMEANSTVNYDPKEFYTGSANYWANVPATLNGMLGGFGFISNIDIDGSQNFLDSLFEFLFQIEDAPSHKYALDCGSGIGRITKNLLIKNFEWVDLVEQNAKFLDTAKKLLRSSSNIGQFYLIGLQDFCPELNKYDIIWCQWVLGYLQDDDLLKFLKKCSNALKENGMIIVKENITSSKKIEIDTQDSSFTRPYDKLKTVFDAANLVCIKEQEQLRLPEGLYPVHMFALRPKK; from the exons ATGCTACGCATA CTAAATTCGCaattgaattataataataataataataataaagaagtgacttcatttataaaaaaaatggaagcTAATTCAACAGTAAATTATGATCCAAAAGAATTTTATACGGGTTCAGCTAACTATTGGGCTAATGTTCCCGCAACGCTTAACGGAATGTTGGGTGGTTTTGGGTTCATATCAAATATTGACATCGATggatctcaaaattttttggattccCTTTTTGAA TTTCTTTTCCAGATTGAAGATGCTCCAAGTCATAAGTATGCATTAGATTGTGGTAGTGGTATAGGAagaattactaaaaatttacttatcaaaaattttgaatgggTAGATCTCGTAGAAcaaaatgcaaaatttttagatacagCCAAAAAACTTTTACGATCTTCATCAAATATCGgtcaattttacttaataG gATTACAAGATTTTTGTccagaattaaataaatatgatattATTTGGTGTCAATGGGTTTTAGGATATCTTCAAGATGATGATTTGttaaagtttttgaaaaaatgcag CAACGCATTAAAAGAAAATGGAATGATCATAGTTAAAGAAAATATAACGAgttctaaaaaaatcgaaatagATACTCAAGATTCTTCATTCACTAGGCCATATGATAAGCTTAAAACAGTATTTGATGCTGCAAATTTGGTGTGCATCAAAGAACAAGAACAACTCCGTTTACCTGAAGGTTTATATCCTGTACATATGTTTGCACTAAggcctaaaaaataa
- the LOC123272716 gene encoding N-terminal Xaa-Pro-Lys N-methyltransferase 1 isoform X2, producing MLRILNSQLNYNNNNNNKEVTSFIKKMEANSTVNYDPKEFYTGSANYWANVPATLNGMLGGFGFISNIDIDGSQNFLDSLFEIEDAPSHKYALDCGSGIGRITKNLLIKNFEWVDLVEQNAKFLDTAKKLLRSSSNIGQFYLIGLQDFCPELNKYDIIWCQWVLGYLQDDDLLKFLKKCSNALKENGMIIVKENITSSKKIEIDTQDSSFTRPYDKLKTVFDAANLVCIKEQEQLRLPEGLYPVHMFALRPKK from the exons ATGCTACGCATA CTAAATTCGCaattgaattataataataataataataataaagaagtgacttcatttataaaaaaaatggaagcTAATTCAACAGTAAATTATGATCCAAAAGAATTTTATACGGGTTCAGCTAACTATTGGGCTAATGTTCCCGCAACGCTTAACGGAATGTTGGGTGGTTTTGGGTTCATATCAAATATTGACATCGATggatctcaaaattttttggattccCTTTTTGAA ATTGAAGATGCTCCAAGTCATAAGTATGCATTAGATTGTGGTAGTGGTATAGGAagaattactaaaaatttacttatcaaaaattttgaatgggTAGATCTCGTAGAAcaaaatgcaaaatttttagatacagCCAAAAAACTTTTACGATCTTCATCAAATATCGgtcaattttacttaataG gATTACAAGATTTTTGTccagaattaaataaatatgatattATTTGGTGTCAATGGGTTTTAGGATATCTTCAAGATGATGATTTGttaaagtttttgaaaaaatgcag CAACGCATTAAAAGAAAATGGAATGATCATAGTTAAAGAAAATATAACGAgttctaaaaaaatcgaaatagATACTCAAGATTCTTCATTCACTAGGCCATATGATAAGCTTAAAACAGTATTTGATGCTGCAAATTTGGTGTGCATCAAAGAACAAGAACAACTCCGTTTACCTGAAGGTTTATATCCTGTACATATGTTTGCACTAAggcctaaaaaataa
- the LOC123272708 gene encoding heparin sulfate O-sulfotransferase isoform X2, whose protein sequence is MFSRNFSMQWLLIIILLTVILFFKIELGTVKNENKILFNKLTEVENYTKNMREFKSNTGSEKFEDITIIYNRVPKTGSTSFVGVVYDLCKKNKFHTLHINITNNMHTLTLYNQIKFITNVTQWNVIKPAFYHGHIAFLNFNKFGVKRMPLYLNLLRKPLDRFVSYYYFLRYGDNFRPHLIRKKYGDTKTFDECVKASQADCDPNNMWLQIPFLCGHDPGCWEVGNRWALAEAKRNLVNNYFLVGVTEELDEFIHTLQIVLPSFFRGAHDMFSHKIPIFN, encoded by the exons atgttttcaagaaatttttcaatgcaatggctattaattatcattctattgactgtaattttattttttaaaatagaattaggaacagtaaaaaatgaaaataaaattttat TTAACAAACTTACGGAAGTcgaaaattatacaaaaaatatgcGAGAATTCAAGAGTAATACCGGATCAGAAAAATTTGAagatataacaataatatataacaGAGTTCCAAAGACAGGATCTACTAGTTTTGTTGGGGTCGTATATgatttgtgtaaaaaaaataaattccataCACTACATATCAATATTACCAATAATATGCATACTCTCACGCTCTATAACCAA ATTAAGTTCATCACAAATGTTACTCAATGGAATGTAATAAAGCCTGCTTTTTATCATGGACATATAGCTTTTCTAAATTTCAATAA gTTTGGAGTGAAACGAATGCCTCTATACctcaatttattgagaaaaccACTTGATAGGTTtgtttcttattattatttccttCGTTATGGAGATAATTTCCGTCCTCAtctaataagaaaaaaatatggtGACACAAAGACTTTTGATGAATGTGTTAAAGCTAGTCAAGCTGACTGTGATCCGAATAATATGTGGTTACAAATACCTTTTTTATGTGGTCATGATCCCGGTTGTtg ggAAGTTGGTAATCGCTGGGCTCTAGCAGAGGCGAAACGAAATTTAGTGAACAATTACTTTCTTGTTGGAGTTACTGAAGAACTAGATGAATTTATTCACACTTTACAAATTGTGCTTCCAAGTTTTTTTCGAGGAGCACATGATATGTTTTCTCACA aaaTTCCAATCTTTAATTAG